In a single window of the Bradyrhizobium erythrophlei genome:
- a CDS encoding TRAP transporter small permease — MTIADKLVLQRQHHLKWRSLDWLELVLMIICGVLCFGFSLSVMFDIITRTIGHPWLWLQEVTSTLFIYAIFIGAAVATRRNDHLYLTAISEALHGTPRLIVEIIIRLVVLGVAFCLIWFGYINYLRGFGSFRLPSGTPIASLYAAIPLAGALIALFTIEQLVNGIRNGFDHPEPPDEGLPIPPVDASIRMRARP; from the coding sequence ATGACCATCGCCGACAAACTGGTGCTGCAACGGCAGCATCATCTGAAATGGCGGTCGCTGGACTGGCTCGAACTGGTCCTGATGATCATCTGCGGCGTGTTGTGTTTCGGCTTCTCGCTGTCGGTCATGTTCGACATCATCACGCGCACCATCGGCCATCCCTGGCTGTGGCTGCAGGAAGTCACTTCCACGCTGTTCATCTACGCGATCTTCATCGGCGCCGCGGTCGCCACCCGGCGCAACGATCATCTGTACCTGACCGCGATCTCCGAGGCGTTGCACGGTACGCCGCGGCTGATCGTCGAGATCATTATCCGGCTCGTGGTTCTCGGCGTGGCGTTCTGCCTGATCTGGTTCGGCTATATCAACTATCTCCGGGGGTTCGGCAGTTTCCGGCTGCCGTCGGGCACGCCGATCGCCTCGCTCTATGCCGCGATTCCGCTGGCCGGCGCGCTGATCGCGCTGTTCACGATCGAGCAACTGGTCAACGGCATCCGCAACGGATTTGACCATCCCGAACCGCCGGACGAGGGTCTTCCGATCCCGCCGGTCGATGCCAGCATCCGGATGAGGGCCCGGCCGTGA
- a CDS encoding TRAP transporter substrate-binding protein, whose amino-acid sequence MGSSSRILVAIAIASAFMMTAGAGAQEAKHYRFAYDQPKTTGYGILGDIFADKLKALSKGTMLIEQYPGAQLGQEPQVLQLVKSGDVEFCISSSANAATLSPQAGVMSMHFLFRSETHLIKAIADPEVSKAVKAMIADTVQGAHVIALSTLGLRNMYSKREIRNVGDMKGLKVRVQATPTEDTMFPAYGAQIVHMPFGSVYTSLQTGVVDVAENGVNVYLANKHYEVAPVLSMTEHEANNSLVWVSDKLWNSLTPEQQGWVQAAADEVNQKQPAKAIELEHQSLEKLKSIGVKVVTDVDKSGFTTVADPYLDKLARELGPHAEKIKNLIRAIN is encoded by the coding sequence ATGGGTAGCTCGAGCAGAATTCTCGTTGCGATCGCGATCGCATCCGCATTCATGATGACCGCAGGTGCCGGCGCGCAAGAGGCAAAACATTATCGCTTCGCCTACGACCAGCCGAAGACCACCGGCTATGGAATCCTCGGCGATATCTTCGCCGACAAGCTCAAGGCGCTGAGCAAGGGCACCATGCTGATCGAGCAATATCCGGGCGCGCAGCTCGGGCAGGAGCCGCAGGTCCTGCAGCTGGTGAAGTCGGGCGACGTGGAATTTTGTATTTCATCCTCCGCCAATGCCGCGACCCTGTCGCCGCAGGCCGGCGTGATGTCGATGCACTTCCTGTTCCGCTCCGAAACGCACCTGATCAAGGCCATCGCCGACCCCGAAGTGTCCAAGGCGGTCAAGGCGATGATCGCCGACACCGTGCAGGGCGCCCACGTCATCGCGCTCTCGACGCTCGGACTTCGCAACATGTATTCCAAGCGCGAGATCCGAAACGTCGGCGACATGAAGGGCCTCAAGGTGCGGGTGCAGGCGACGCCCACCGAGGACACCATGTTTCCGGCCTATGGCGCGCAGATCGTGCACATGCCGTTCGGCAGCGTCTATACATCGCTGCAGACCGGCGTGGTGGATGTCGCGGAAAACGGCGTCAACGTCTATCTCGCGAACAAGCACTACGAAGTCGCCCCCGTGCTTTCGATGACCGAACACGAGGCCAATAACAGCCTGGTATGGGTGAGCGACAAATTGTGGAACAGCCTGACGCCCGAGCAGCAGGGCTGGGTGCAGGCCGCCGCCGACGAGGTCAATCAGAAACAGCCGGCGAAAGCGATCGAGCTCGAGCACCAATCGCTCGAGAAGCTGAAATCGATCGGCGTCAAGGTCGTGACCGACGTCGACAAGTCGGGTTTCACGACCGTCGCCGACCCCTATCTCGACAAGCTCGCCAGGGAACTTGGGCCCCACGCCGAGAAGATCAAGAACCTGATCCGGGCGATCAATTAG
- a CDS encoding TRAP transporter substrate-binding protein codes for MGGLIAAAAVLFAASAGAQEAKHYRFAHDQQLNSGYSIAYDIFSAKLKELSKGTMLVDQYPGAQLGQEPQILQLVRSGDIDFAIVSSANTSTISPQAGVMSLHYLFRSEEHDIKALADPKVFEAIRDMIDDTAQGIHAIALGTQGFRHMYGKKEIHKVEDLRGYKVRVQATATEDTMFAAYGAQTVHMPFGSVYTSLQTGVMDFGENAVNVYLINKHYEVAPVLSMTEHEANNAIMWISDKLWQSLSAEQKQWVMTAARDVSLQEPKRAFDLERSAAAKLEKMGVKVVTDVDKASFQKIADPYLDKLAKELGPHADKIKTLIRAIN; via the coding sequence ATGGGTGGGTTGATCGCGGCGGCCGCGGTCCTGTTTGCGGCCAGCGCAGGCGCGCAGGAAGCAAAACATTATCGCTTCGCCCATGATCAGCAGCTCAATTCCGGCTACAGCATCGCCTACGATATCTTTTCCGCCAAACTCAAGGAATTGAGCAAGGGCACCATGCTCGTCGACCAGTATCCCGGCGCGCAGCTCGGACAGGAACCGCAAATCCTGCAACTGGTCAGATCAGGCGATATCGATTTCGCGATTGTCTCTTCCGCCAATACCTCGACCATCTCGCCACAGGCCGGTGTGATGTCGCTGCACTATTTGTTCCGCTCGGAAGAACATGACATCAAGGCGCTTGCCGATCCCAAGGTGTTCGAGGCGATCCGGGACATGATCGACGACACCGCGCAGGGCATTCATGCGATCGCGCTCGGCACCCAGGGCTTTCGGCACATGTACGGCAAGAAGGAGATCCACAAGGTCGAGGATCTCAGGGGATACAAGGTTCGCGTCCAGGCCACCGCGACCGAAGACACCATGTTCGCCGCCTATGGGGCGCAGACCGTTCACATGCCTTTCGGCAGCGTCTACACCTCGTTGCAGACCGGCGTGATGGATTTCGGCGAGAACGCCGTCAACGTCTACCTCATCAACAAGCACTATGAAGTCGCACCGGTATTGTCGATGACCGAGCATGAAGCCAACAACGCCATCATGTGGATCAGCGACAAACTGTGGCAGAGCCTCAGCGCGGAACAGAAGCAGTGGGTGATGACGGCGGCGAGGGATGTCAGCCTGCAGGAACCCAAGCGCGCGTTCGACCTTGAGCGTTCGGCCGCGGCGAAGCTCGAGAAAATGGGCGTCAAGGTCGTCACCGATGTCGACAAGGCCAGCTTTCAGAAGATCGCCGATCCCTATCTCGACAAGCTCGCCAAGGAGCTTGGTCCGCATGCGGACAAGATCAAGACCTTGATCCGAGCGATCAACTGA
- a CDS encoding IlvD/Edd family dehydratase, translated as MADGLRKGLTSYGDAGFSLFLRKAFIKAMGYSDDALNRPIVGITNTYSDYNPCHGNVPQIIEAAKRGVMLSGAMPMVFPTISIAESFSHPTSMYLRNLMAMDTEEMIRAQPMDAVVVIGGCDKTLPAQIMAAVSADLPTVVIPVGPMVVGHHKGEVLGACTDCRRLWGKYRAGEIDEVEIEAVNGRLAPSVGTCMVMGTASTMACITEALGLSLPMSATIPAPHAERFRSAEASGRVAAAMAAAKGPRPSELLTPAAFRNAQVVLQAIGGSTNGLIHLTAIANRTEHRIDLEAFDKLGREVPVLIDLKPSGEHYMEHFHHAGGVPKLMAQLGNLLDLDAKTITGATLRDVVAGAEDVPGQDAIRPRNDPIKPEGAMAVLHGNLAPRGAVIKHSAASPKLLQHTGRAVVFDSVEDMTLRIDDPALEVNADDVLVLRNAGPKGAPGMPEAGYLPIPRKLARGGVKDMVRISDARMSGTAFGTIVLHITPEAAVGGPLALVRDGDMIRLDVAKRSIDLLVDAAELEKRRAALKLPATPEWAARGYAHLFNETILQADEGCDFDFMRAKGKG; from the coding sequence ATGGCTGACGGACTGCGCAAGGGACTGACGAGTTATGGCGACGCCGGATTTTCGCTGTTTCTGCGCAAGGCCTTCATCAAGGCGATGGGCTATTCCGACGATGCGCTGAACCGCCCTATCGTCGGCATCACCAATACCTACAGCGACTACAATCCCTGCCACGGCAACGTGCCCCAGATCATCGAAGCGGCGAAACGCGGGGTGATGCTGTCGGGCGCGATGCCGATGGTGTTTCCGACCATCTCGATCGCGGAGAGCTTTTCGCATCCTACCTCGATGTATCTGCGCAACCTGATGGCGATGGATACCGAGGAGATGATCCGGGCGCAGCCGATGGACGCGGTGGTGGTGATCGGCGGCTGCGACAAGACCCTGCCGGCGCAGATCATGGCCGCGGTCAGCGCCGATCTGCCGACCGTCGTGATTCCGGTGGGGCCGATGGTGGTCGGGCATCACAAGGGCGAGGTCTTGGGCGCCTGCACCGATTGCCGAAGGCTGTGGGGAAAATACCGCGCCGGCGAAATCGACGAGGTTGAAATCGAGGCCGTCAACGGCCGGCTCGCGCCCTCCGTGGGCACCTGCATGGTGATGGGCACCGCCTCTACCATGGCCTGCATCACCGAGGCGCTCGGACTGTCGCTGCCGATGAGCGCGACCATCCCCGCGCCGCATGCCGAGCGCTTTCGTTCGGCCGAAGCCAGTGGCCGGGTGGCCGCCGCGATGGCGGCGGCGAAGGGCCCGCGACCGAGTGAGTTGCTGACGCCGGCGGCATTCAGGAACGCACAGGTAGTGCTGCAGGCGATCGGCGGCTCGACCAACGGGCTCATTCATCTGACGGCGATCGCCAACCGCACCGAACATCGCATCGATCTTGAAGCCTTCGACAAGCTTGGCCGCGAGGTGCCGGTTCTGATCGACCTGAAACCGTCGGGCGAGCATTACATGGAGCATTTCCATCATGCCGGCGGCGTGCCGAAACTGATGGCGCAACTCGGCAACTTGCTCGACCTCGATGCCAAAACCATCACCGGCGCGACGCTGCGCGATGTCGTCGCCGGCGCCGAAGATGTGCCGGGGCAGGATGCGATCCGCCCGCGCAACGACCCGATCAAGCCCGAAGGCGCGATGGCGGTGCTGCACGGCAATCTCGCGCCGCGCGGCGCGGTGATCAAGCATTCGGCGGCGAGCCCCAAACTGCTGCAGCATACCGGTCGCGCCGTGGTGTTCGATTCCGTCGAAGACATGACGCTGCGGATTGACGATCCCGCGCTCGAAGTGAATGCCGACGACGTGCTGGTGCTGCGCAATGCCGGCCCCAAGGGCGCGCCGGGCATGCCGGAAGCAGGCTATCTGCCGATCCCGAGGAAACTGGCGCGCGGCGGCGTCAAGGACATGGTGCGGATCTCGGATGCGCGGATGAGCGGCACCGCATTCGGCACCATCGTGCTGCACATCACCCCGGAAGCCGCCGTCGGCGGTCCGCTGGCGCTGGTGCGGGACGGCGACATGATCCGGCTCGATGTTGCCAAGCGAAGCATCGACCTGTTGGTCGATGCCGCCGAACTGGAAAAGCGCCGCGCGGCGCTGAAGTTGCCAGCGACGCCGGAATGGGCCGCACGAGGCTACGCGCATCTGTTCAACGAAACCATTTTGCAGGCAGACGAAGGCTGCGATTTCGATTTCATGCGGGCCAAGGGGAAGGGGTAG